The proteins below are encoded in one region of Cucurbita pepo subsp. pepo cultivar mu-cu-16 chromosome LG10, ASM280686v2, whole genome shotgun sequence:
- the LOC111803057 gene encoding CDPK-related kinase 1-like: MGICHSKVTANPKAKCEDNADSHTRNSPSNFPFFTPSPLSSVFKNSPSGGAKRRSRPFPPPSPAKHIKELLARRHGSAKPNQAPIPEEGNGDSEVVEVNREFGYSKQFVAHYEIGEEVGRGHFGFTCRAKAKKGSLKGRHVAVKIIPKSKMTTAIAVDDVKREVKILQALNGHKNIVQFHGAFEDDDNVYILMELCEGGELLDRMLSRGGIYAEEDAKDVIVQILSAVAFCHLQGVVHRDLKPENFLFTTKEEDSPLKVIDFGLSDFVNPDEKLNDIVGSAYYVAPEVLHRSYGTEADMWSIGVIAYILLCGSRPFWARTESGIFRTVLKEDPSFDDDPWPSLSSDAKDFVQGLLHKNQHKRLTAAQALCHPWLTNHPHVKIPLDIIVYKLVRAYIYSSSLRKLAFNALAKTLSFVQLAYLREQFDLLGPNKDGFISLRNFKTALMKASTDAMNDSGVIEYVDMVSSTQYKRLDFEEFCAAAISVHQLKGAESWELHARYAYDLFDEYGNRPIMIEELASELGLAPSIPLHVVLQDWIRPSDGKLSFLGFIKLLNEVPSCTNKKT; this comes from the exons ATGGGAATTTGCCATTCGAAGGTGACCGCAAACCCTAAGGCGAAATGCGAGGACAACGCCGATTCACACACCAGAAACTCCCCTTCCAATTTTCCGTTCTTCACTCCGAGTCCTCTGTCTAGCGTGTTCAAGAACTCGCCATCCGGCGGTGCCAAACGCCGGTCCAGGCCGTTCCCGCCGCCTTCGCCGGCGAAACACATCAAGGAACTTCTCGCACGACGCCATGGCTCTGCTAAGCCGAATCAGGCCCCGATTCCTGAAGAAGGCAACGGCGACAGCGAGGTCGTTGAGGTGAATAGGGAGTTTGGATATTCGAAGCAATTTGTGGCGCATTATGAGATTGGGGAAGAAGTAGGGCGCGGCCATTTTGGGTTCACTTGCAGAGCTAAGGCGAAGAAGGGAAGCCTCAAGGGTCGCCATGTTGCTGTCAAGATCATCCCCAAATCCAAG ATGACGACAGCAATAGCTGTGGATGACGTGAAAAGAGAAGTGAAGATACTGCAAGCGTTGAATGGGCATAAGAACATAGTCCAGTTCCATGGAGcatttgaagatgatgataatGTTTACATATTAATGGA GTTGTGCGAAGGAGGCGAACTACTCGATCGGATGCTTTCGAG GGGTGGAATATATGCCGAAGAAGATGCTAAGGATGTGATTGTTCAGATTTTAAGCGCGGTTGCCTTTTGTCATCTCCAAGGCGTCGTCCACCGTGACCTCAAGCCGGAG aattttcttttcacaacAAAGGAGGAAGATTCACCACTGAAGGTTATAGACTTCGGACTCTCGGACTTCGTAAATCCAG ACGAGAAACTGAACGATATAGTTGGCAGTGCATATTACGTAGCGCCCGAAGTCCTGCATAGATCATACGGGACCGAGGCGGATATGTGGAGTATCGGTGTGATTGCATACATTCTTTTATGTGGAAGCAGACCTTTCTGGGCCAGGACGGAATCTGGCATATTCCGAACCGTGTTAAAGGAAGATCCGAGCTTCGACGACGATCCTTGGCCGTCGTTATCTTCTGATGCAAAAGATTTTGTCCAGGGATTACTACATAAAAACCAACATAAAAGACTAACTGCTGCACAGGCTCTAT GTCATCCTTGGCTCACAAATCATCCACATGTCAAGATTCCATTGGATATCATAGTTTATAAGCTCGTTAGAGCGTATATCTACTCGTCGTCTTTGCGTAAATTAGCGTTTAAC gCTCTTGCAAAGACGCTATCCTTCGTGCAGCTCGCTTATCTCCGAGAGCAATTCGATCTCTTAGGTCCGAACAAAGACGGGTTCATTTCTTTACGAAACTTTAAAACG GCTTTGATGAAAGCTTCGACCGATGCAATGAACGATTCGGGGGTGATCGAGTATGTCGACATG GTGAGTTCCACGCAGTATAAAAGGTTGGATTTTGAAGAGTTTTGTGCAGCTGCTATAAGTGTTCATCAGTTGAAAGGCGCTGAAAGTTGGGAGCTGCATGCAAGATATGCTTATGACCTCTTTGATGAGTATGGAAACAGACCAATTATGATAGAGGAGCTTGCTTCG GAGCTGGGATTGGCGCCATCCATTCCGCTTCACGTAGTTCTTCAAGATTGGATAAGACCGTCAGACGGGAAACTTAGTTTCTTAggattcatcaaacttttgAATGAAGTCCCGTCTTGTACGAATAAAAAGACGTGA
- the LOC111804420 gene encoding probable auxin efflux carrier component 1d (The sequence of the model RefSeq protein was modified relative to this genomic sequence to represent the inferred CDS: added 49 bases not found in genome assembly), producing the protein MFVWSSSASPVSEGGINVFRHGEYDGAGGMNQKDLDEFSFGNKSAVNGGAFDGGGPVLSKLGSSSTAELHPKTGDDIAESKPTIMPPASVMTRLILIMVWRKLIRNPNTYSSLIGLAWSLISFKWNIVMPAIVARSIAILSDAGLGMAMFSLGLFMALQPKIIACGNTVASFAMAVRFITGPAVMVAASVAVGLRGVLLHIAIVQAALPQGIVPFVFANEYNVHPDILSTGVIFGMLIALPITLVYYILLGL; encoded by the exons ATGTTTTCCGGCACGGGGAGTACGACGGCGCCGGCGGAATGAACCAGAAAG ATTTGGATGAGTTTAGCTTTGGGAACAAATCCGCCGTGAACGGCGGAGCATTTGACGGCGGCGGTCCTGTTCTATCCAAGCTCGGGTCGAGCTCCACCGCTGAACTTCACCCGAAAACTGGCGACGACATAGCGGAGTCCAAGCCGACCATTATGCCACCGGCGAGTGTGATGACAAGGTTGATTCTGATCATGGTTTGGAGGAAATTGATCAGAAATCCAAATACGTATTCTAGCTTGATCGGCCTAGCTTGGTCTTTGATCTCATTCAA GTGGAACATTGTGATGCCAGCCATTGTTGCTCGATCGATCGCCATTTTATCCGATGCCGGGCTCGGGATGGCAATGTTTAGCCTTG GGTTGTTCATGGCCTTGCAGCCTAAGATCATTGCTTGTGGAAACACGGTTGCTTCCTTCGCCATGGCGGTTCGGTTCATCACTGGTCCGGCCGTGATGGTGGCTGCCTCCGTAGCTGTTGGGCTCCGAGGAGTTCTCTTGCACATTGCCATAGTTCAG GCTGCCCTGCCTCAAGGGATTGTCCCTTTTGTGTTTGCCAACGAATACAACGTCCATCCCGACATTTTGAGCACTGG aGTCATATTCGGGATGCTGATTGCTCTACCGATAACTTTGGTTTATTACATCTTGCTCGGACTTTGA